In the genome of Enterococcus hirae ATCC 9790, one region contains:
- the mazE gene encoding type II toxin-antitoxin system PemI/MazE family antitoxin, whose amino-acid sequence MLITKSRLQGSSVVITLPSDNGKKPSENQEYIVVYSEDGTITLVPKIEDPFSAGQEAEYYEKDEWKDLTPEGREIL is encoded by the coding sequence ATGCTCATTACAAAATCTAGATTACAAGGTAGTTCTGTAGTAATTACACTACCGTCTGATAATGGTAAAAAACCTTCAGAAAATCAAGAATATATTGTTGTCTACTCTGAAGATGGGACAATCACATTAGTTCCTAAAATCGAAGATCCATTTAGTGCTGGACAAGAAGCTGAGTATTACGAAAAAGATGAATGGAAAGACTTAACTCCTGAAGGGAGAGAAATTTTATAG